One Actinoplanes missouriensis 431 DNA segment encodes these proteins:
- a CDS encoding nucleoside/nucleotide kinase family protein, with protein MSQQRRDVVGHVAGRIPVRGDGGCLRVAVDGPDGSGKTTFADELAAAVRALGRPVVRVSLDDFHHVRAVRYRLGRESPEGFWRDSYDYQRFRADVLDPFGPGGLRRYRPAAHDLATDGVLDPPSRTAPPGSVLIVDGLFLHRDEIGSVWDLSVFLEVPFEVTARRMARRDGTNPDPGHPEMRRYVEAQRIYFAACSPQQRAGILIRNEDVEAPRIIRTVK; from the coding sequence ATGTCTCAGCAGCGGCGCGATGTTGTCGGACATGTGGCGGGGCGGATTCCCGTGCGCGGGGACGGCGGCTGCCTCCGGGTTGCCGTGGACGGGCCGGACGGCTCCGGGAAGACCACCTTCGCGGACGAGCTCGCCGCGGCCGTGCGGGCGCTCGGGCGGCCGGTCGTCCGGGTGTCGCTGGACGACTTCCACCACGTCCGGGCCGTGCGCTACCGGCTGGGGCGTGAGTCCCCGGAGGGCTTCTGGCGGGATTCGTATGACTATCAACGGTTCCGGGCCGACGTACTCGATCCCTTCGGTCCCGGCGGTCTGCGGCGCTATCGGCCGGCCGCGCACGACCTGGCCACCGACGGGGTTCTCGATCCGCCGTCACGGACCGCGCCGCCGGGGAGTGTCCTGATCGTCGACGGGCTGTTCCTGCACCGTGACGAGATCGGCAGTGTGTGGGACCTGTCGGTGTTCCTGGAGGTGCCGTTCGAGGTGACGGCGAGGCGGATGGCCCGCCGCGACGGCACGAACCCCGATCCGGGTCATCCGGAGATGCGACGGTACGTCGAGGCGCAGCGCATCTACTTCGCCGCCTGTTCGCCGCAGCAGCGGGCCGGCATTCTGATCCGCAACGAGGATGTCGAGGCGCCGCGGATCATCCGTACGGTGAAGTGA
- a CDS encoding helix-turn-helix domain-containing protein, which produces MLRHRGPAGRAGQRALRAARDTFDSLGTTPWGDLARQELRASGATSQRHTVEAHDLLTPQELQIAQMAADGMTNREIGERLYLSHRTVSTHLRRIFPKLGVTSRTQLGAMVRSRASRPV; this is translated from the coding sequence ATCCTTCGCCACCGCGGTCCAGCCGGCCGCGCCGGCCAACGCGCGCTGCGCGCCGCCCGCGACACCTTCGACAGCCTCGGCACCACACCCTGGGGCGACCTGGCCCGCCAGGAGCTTCGCGCCTCCGGCGCAACCAGCCAGCGCCATACCGTCGAGGCGCACGACCTGCTCACCCCGCAGGAACTGCAGATCGCCCAGATGGCCGCCGACGGCATGACGAACCGCGAGATCGGCGAACGGCTGTACCTGTCGCACCGCACGGTCAGCACCCACCTGCGCCGCATCTTCCCGAAACTCGGCGTCACCTCCCGGACCCAGCTCGGCGCGATGGTCCGCAGCCGCGCGAGCCGGCCCGTCTGA
- a CDS encoding pectate lyase, with protein MRRTIAVRWLAAAATAVASAAIMVALPSPQALAADNLSLGAGADGSSKAGGTSYGNVRDGNTGTYWSPASATGYVSVKWSSATTVSSAVIKQASGGGSISAWRVLNADRNSVLASGSGSPSSITFAATSLKKLTFEITSASAAPRIAEFETYNGGSTPTGNPTTSPTAGPSPTSGTGTPTGAWPSSAGNVSINDTITVSGVFDGGMKTYCCIGDGSQSESQDPMFSIANGGTLQNVILGSPAGDGVHCEGTCTIRNVWWNDIGEDAATFKGTGGGTSYVIGGGAKSGSDKTFQHNGNGTVSISGFYLSGSGKLYRGCGNCTNSYQRHVRIDNVLLNNIDMVAGINSNWGDTATITRVTLTNSSGATVCGKYQGVAKGSEPKYLGEGWNDANCKVTQSDITYK; from the coding sequence ATGAGAAGAACGATCGCCGTCCGATGGCTGGCCGCGGCCGCCACCGCGGTCGCGAGCGCCGCGATCATGGTGGCGCTGCCGTCACCGCAGGCCCTCGCCGCCGACAACCTGAGCCTCGGCGCCGGCGCGGACGGCTCCAGCAAGGCCGGCGGCACCAGCTACGGCAACGTCCGCGACGGCAACACCGGCACCTACTGGTCGCCGGCGAGCGCGACCGGATACGTCTCAGTGAAGTGGAGCAGCGCCACCACGGTCTCCTCGGCCGTCATCAAGCAGGCCTCCGGCGGCGGCTCGATCAGCGCCTGGCGGGTGCTCAACGCCGACAGGAACAGCGTCCTGGCGTCCGGCAGCGGCAGCCCGAGCAGCATCACGTTCGCCGCGACGTCGCTGAAGAAGCTCACGTTCGAGATCACCAGCGCCTCCGCCGCGCCCCGGATCGCCGAGTTCGAGACGTACAACGGCGGCTCCACCCCGACCGGCAACCCGACCACCAGCCCCACCGCCGGCCCGAGCCCGACCAGCGGCACCGGCACGCCGACCGGCGCCTGGCCGTCCTCGGCCGGCAACGTGTCGATCAACGACACGATCACCGTCTCGGGCGTCTTCGACGGTGGCATGAAGACGTACTGCTGCATCGGTGACGGCTCACAGAGCGAGTCCCAGGACCCGATGTTCAGCATCGCCAACGGCGGCACCCTGCAGAACGTCATTCTCGGCTCCCCGGCCGGCGACGGCGTGCACTGCGAAGGCACCTGCACCATCCGCAACGTGTGGTGGAACGACATCGGCGAGGACGCCGCCACCTTCAAAGGCACAGGCGGGGGTACGAGTTACGTGATCGGTGGCGGAGCGAAGTCCGGCAGCGACAAGACGTTCCAGCACAACGGCAACGGAACCGTCAGCATCTCCGGCTTCTACCTCAGCGGCTCCGGCAAGCTCTACCGCGGCTGCGGCAACTGCACCAACTCGTACCAGAGGCATGTGCGCATCGACAACGTGCTGCTGAACAACATCGACATGGTCGCCGGCATCAACAGCAACTGGGGCGACACCGCCACGATCACCCGCGTCACCCTGACCAACAGCTCCGGCGCCACGGTCTGCGGCAAGTACCAGGGCGTCGCCAAGGGCAGCGAGCCCAAGTACCTCGGCGAGGGCTGGAACGACGCCAACTGCAAGGTCACCCAGAGCGACATCACGTACAAGTAG
- a CDS encoding C40 family peptidase — MRVRISSRPARTLGAGTIALSVGLGLLTGGVGTPQPAVAAPQTTAVAATWTVSSAGAVTSRATVSASAKAKAAGKRVVSEAARHKGKKYKFGAAGPKRFDCSGFTKYVYKKAAGKKLPHKANSQQRYGKAVAKSKKRPGDLIIIRKGTRGTHAGIYAGGGKMWSAPRTGKTVSKQKIWSKNYVVRRLV; from the coding sequence GTGCGCGTACGCATCTCGAGCCGGCCCGCCCGTACGCTGGGAGCCGGCACCATCGCCCTGTCCGTGGGTCTCGGTCTTCTCACCGGCGGGGTCGGCACACCGCAGCCCGCCGTCGCCGCCCCGCAGACGACCGCGGTCGCCGCCACCTGGACGGTGTCGTCGGCCGGCGCGGTCACGAGCCGGGCCACCGTCAGCGCCTCCGCCAAGGCGAAAGCGGCCGGCAAGCGGGTCGTGTCCGAAGCGGCCCGGCACAAGGGCAAGAAGTACAAGTTCGGCGCTGCCGGGCCCAAGCGGTTCGACTGCTCCGGCTTCACGAAGTACGTCTACAAGAAAGCGGCAGGCAAGAAGCTGCCGCACAAGGCGAACTCGCAGCAGCGGTACGGCAAGGCCGTCGCCAAGTCCAAGAAGCGCCCGGGTGACCTGATCATCATCCGCAAGGGCACGCGCGGCACGCACGCCGGCATCTACGCCGGTGGCGGCAAGATGTGGTCGGCGCCGCGGACCGGCAAGACCGTCTCCAAGCAGAAGATCTGGAGCAAGAACTACGTGGTCCGGCGCCTGGTCTGA